The Ignavibacteriales bacterium genomic sequence ACTGATTTTCCTAGTGGAAGAGGATGGGGTTGGTATAGCATCTATGACAGCGCAGGCAACATCTATAGATACCAGGGTTACAATTTCACGCTCTTGTACAAGATTATAGTAACTGGAGTTATGAATGAGGGTAGTAACATTGTGGCTACATACTCTTTATCACAGAACTATCCTAACCCTTTTAACCCGACAACTAAAATTCAATTTTCAATTCCAAAATCAAATAAAGTAGTAATAAAAGTATTCGATATTCTAGGGACTGAGATTGAAACTGTAGTCAATAAAGAAAAACCTGTTGGCACTTATGAACTAAACTGGAATGCATCCAATCTTCCAAGCGGAGTTTATTTCTATCAATTAAGAGCAGGAAATTTTGTGCAAACAAGAAAAATGATTTTACTAAAATAAAGAACATTCGGGGTGTTCAATCATTCTGAAGACATTAGCGACTGAACACCCTGTTAAATAATCATTATTAATTTATTAGGAGGTTCGTTATGAAAAAGTTATGTGTTCTTCTTGTTTTATTAGCACCATTTTTTTTGGTGTTAAATATTGAAGCGCAACAATGGTCTGCAGAGCAGCAGGAAGTCTGGAAAACTATTGACGCTTCGTGGCAAGCCGCTAAGGATGGTAAGGTCTGGGTTGAAGAATTTGTTCACCCTGATGGTATAAGTTGGGGTTATTCTTCACCGATGCCCCGAGACAAAGCAACCATGATTCGTTGGTCAAAGGCTTATAAATCAATTACAAAGATTCTGGAATATCAAATTTTTCCACTTTCAATTGTAGTAAAGGGAGATGTGGCAATTGCTCATTATTATTATCGTGAGCTTGACGAATCATATGACGGAAAAAAAGAATCAGAAAATGCTCGCGTTACAGAAACTTGGTATAAAGAAGGTAACAAATGGCTGCTATTAAGCTGGCATAGTGGTAAGGATAAAACTAAGGAATAAGTAGATAAAAAAAACTTAAATAGATGAGCATTATTAAAGCCTCTATCAATAAATTTGTTAGGGGCACCTTTTTTTTTATCAAATTAAGCGATTCAGTTACCTCCAAGTAATATCAAAAATGACAGTACAGATTATTTAAAAAACCTAAAAATATTATCAAAAACCTCAATTGCCATAAAAATCCAAAAGATCGCAAGAATTTTCCTAACGCACATTTCTAAAAAGCTTTAATTTTGCAATTCGCATAATTATTCTTTTGCTAAGATTATCAATCTACTTTCGCTTTCTGCCAGTTTAATCTAAACATTGATTTACGTATGCCGTCATTTAAATAACTAATTTATCATCATTAAGGAGGCAACCTTATGAAGAGTAAACTGTTTCTTGCAATCCCAACTGCAATAATAATAGTGTTGGTTTTTTCACAAATTAACTGCTCTGGTAGAGAAGAGAATAAACCTCTGTCACAACAGGAATTAATTTCACGCGGTAAATATTTAGTAACCACTGGTGGTTGTTCTGATTGTCATACTCCTAAAATTTATACCGCAAATGGACCAGTACCTGATTCAACAAGAAGTCTTTCCGGTTTTCAAAAGGGAGAAAAACTTCCGGTCCTGGATGTTAAGTATTTTACACCCGGTAATTGGGTGGCTACAGAAAGTAATTTTTCTGCCTGGGTTGGGCCGTGGGGAATTTCATATGCCGCAAATCTAACTCCCGATAATGCAACTGGAATTGGAGCGGTAACAGAAGAAATGTTTATAAAATCTCTTAGAGAAGGAAAACTTAAAGGTGTCGGTAGACCATTACTTCCTCCAATGCCTTGGCAGACTATGGGTCAAATGACAGATCAGGATCTTAAAGCTATGTATACTTATCTAAAATCCATTAAACCTATTCATAACGAAGTTCCGCAGCCCACACCACCGGATAAGATGGCGGAAATGTTAGCGGGTAAATAGTTTATATAATTCACTAAGTAGAAAAACAATTATGCAGGAGTTTATATGTATTTGGTCAGAGACACTTTTAATTGCAAACCAGGTAAAGCAAAAGAATTAGTAAATAAATTCAAACAGACAATTCCTTTTATGGAAGAACAGCACCTTAAGAATGTTAGAATTATGACCGATATAGTTTCAAATTACTGGACGGTTGTTCTTGAAGGTGAAGTCAATAATTTAGCCGAATTTGAAAATCAAAAAGGCTTTACATCCCAGGAAAAAGTTAAGGAAATAATGGCAGGTTATATGGATCTTGTTGAAGGGGGTAAGCGAGAAATATTTCAAATTGAGTAATAGAAATATCCCCTATCGATAAAAATCGGTAGGGGATAATGTTTACTCATAAATTTCATAAAAAATATTGTTAAAATAAAATTTCACATTCTGTCCGAGTGCAAGAAATTGTGCTGTCTCCGGTTCTTTATTTAGCAGTTTAAAGTATTCATCAGAATTAAATTGTATCCTAACTTTATTTGCATTTCTTTGATTTTGCAACTCACTATCAACCCAAAACTTATCCTGCTGATAAACAGCTCTTCCTAAAACATTTTTTACTTGCTGGGTAAGGTTTCTTTTATTGCCTTCAGAATCTGTGTAAGACAATCTTTCTTTCCCTTGTTGGGTTTGCTTATAGTTTGAAGCAGAATTTAGACTTTGAAATTCTTTACTCACCTCAACACTGCCTCTACCACTTATATCATTCATCCTAAAATAATCTGCTTCATTTCGTTTTTTCAATTCGGGTCTTGGTGCAAGAGATTGCAGACCATCAATTAATCTTCCTCCACGAACTCTGATGTCTTCGTCTTCCATAATTAAGTAGCTTGTGTATGGCGTTATTATTCCATGTTCACGTGCCAGTGTTGTAACTTCATCAATCAATTCTTTGCTCTCACCGTTCAACCGAATAATATCAAGCAGATATCCAATTCTTCTTGAAGCCCAAAGTAATGGGATGAAATTATAATCTTCATTTTTAGGATCAAGTTTTTCATTTAGTGAAAACTGCTTACTTTGTCCGTTTAGTTTTCCATTTAGAGTAATCTTTACATTTCCCACTCCCTTAAATCTTCCAAACACCAGTAGGTTGGATCCTTTAAATAAATCGGGTAAATCTTTTGGATAGGTTTGATAAACTTCAACATTGTTAAAATCTAAATTCAAATTGCTTAGAACAGGGGATTGGATTTTATCATAAAAATTT encodes the following:
- a CDS encoding c-type cytochrome, with translation MKSKLFLAIPTAIIIVLVFSQINCSGREENKPLSQQELISRGKYLVTTGGCSDCHTPKIYTANGPVPDSTRSLSGFQKGEKLPVLDVKYFTPGNWVATESNFSAWVGPWGISYAANLTPDNATGIGAVTEEMFIKSLREGKLKGVGRPLLPPMPWQTMGQMTDQDLKAMYTYLKSIKPIHNEVPQPTPPDKMAEMLAGK
- a CDS encoding nuclear transport factor 2 family protein; the protein is MKKLCVLLVLLAPFFLVLNIEAQQWSAEQQEVWKTIDASWQAAKDGKVWVEEFVHPDGISWGYSSPMPRDKATMIRWSKAYKSITKILEYQIFPLSIVVKGDVAIAHYYYRELDESYDGKKESENARVTETWYKEGNKWLLLSWHSGKDKTKE
- a CDS encoding T9SS type A sorting domain-containing protein, whose translation is MLINLYEHWLNGHWVNISRYSFAYNAQGNLFSCWYHTWDGVSWIPTDFPSGRGWGWYSIYDSAGNIYRYQGYNFTLLYKIIVTGVMNEGSNIVATYSLSQNYPNPFNPTTKIQFSIPKSNKVVIKVFDILGTEIETVVNKEKPVGTYELNWNASNLPSGVYFYQLRAGNFVQTRKMILLK